The following are encoded together in the Mesoplodon densirostris isolate mMesDen1 chromosome 2, mMesDen1 primary haplotype, whole genome shotgun sequence genome:
- the PTAFR gene encoding platelet-activating factor receptor gives MTSCPFQPTVMEANDSSRVDSEFRYTLFPIFYSIVFVLGVLANSYVLWIFARLYPSKKFNEIKIFMVNLTVADLLFLVTLPLWIIYYYNKGNWILPEFLCNLAGCFFFINTYCSVAFLAVITYNRFQAVTRPIKTLQVTTRKRGILLSLIIWVAIVAAASYYLVLDSTNTVPSKTGSGNITRCFEHYEKGRIPVLIIHVFLVFSFFLVFLIILICNLVIIVTLLTQPVQMQCNAEVKCRALWMVCTVLAVFIICFVPHHIVQLPWTLAELGFQNSNSHQAINDAHQVTLCLLSTNCVLDPIIYCFLTKKFRKHLMEKFYSMRSSRKCSRTTMETGNDTVMPLKQVPVNCLKD, from the coding sequence ATGACCAGCTGCCCATTCCAGCCCACAGTGATGGAGGCAAATGATTCCTCTCGTGTGGATTCTGAGTTCCGATACACCCTCTTCCCAATTTTTTACAGCATCGTCTTTGTGTTAGGGGTCCTTGCCAACAGCTATGTGCTTTGGATCTTTGCCCGCCTGTACCCTTCCAAGAAATTCAATGAGATAAAGATCTTCATGGTGAACCTCACCGTGGCTGACCTGCTCTTCCTGGTCACCCTGCCCCTGTGGATCATCTACTACTACAACAAGGGCAACTGGATTCTTCCTGAATTCCTGTGCAACCTGGCTGGCTGCTTCTTCTTCATTAACACCTACTGCTCAGTGGCCTTTTTGGCCGTCATCACTTATAACCGCTTCCAGGCTGTAACACGGCCCATCAAGACCCTTCAGGTCACCACCCGCAAGCGTGGCATCCTTTTGTCCCTGATCATCTGGGTGGCCATTGTGGCCGCTGCATCCTACTACCTCGTCCTGGACTCCACCAACACAGTGCCCAGCAAGACTGGCTCAGGCAACATCACACGCTGCTTTGAGCACTACGAGAAAGGCAGAATCCCAGTCCTCATCATCCACGTCTTCCTCGTGTTCAGCTTCTTCCTTGTCTTCCTCATCATCCTCATTTGCAACCTGGTCATAATCGTCACGCTGCTCACACAGCCGGTGCAGATGCAGTGCAATGCAGAGGTCAAGTGCCGGGCACTCTGGATGGTCTGCACGGTCCTGGCTGTGTTCATCATCTGCTTTGTGCCCCACCACATTGTACAGCTGCCCTGGACCCTGGCTGAGCTGGGCTTCCAGAACAGCAACTCCCACCAGGCTATTAATGATGCACATCAGGTCACTCTCTGCCTTCTTAGTACCAACTGTGTCTTAGACCCCATCATCTACTGTTTCCTCACCAAGAAGTTCCGTAAGCACCTCATGGAGAAGTTCTACAGTATGCGCAGCAGCCGGAAATGCTCCCGGACCACCATGGAGACAGGCAATGACACGGTCATGCCGCTCAAACAGGTCCCTGTCAATTGCCTCAAAGATTAG